The genomic segment ATCTGCCAGCCTTGCGCGGCCATATCGACCGGTTCGATCGGCGGACGCACCACCGTCCAGCCCGCCGTATTACGAATGCCATTGACAATGCCCGCCTTGTCGACCGGCACGCCAATGCTGATTTGCGAAAACGACAGTTGTTCGAGCACTTGCCCGTCAGCGTCGAGAGTCTGCGTGCGGAGCAACAGGCCCGTTTTCTTGTCTGCCCACAGCTTGTGAGCGAATCGATAGCCGTCTTTCGGATCGAGTTCGATTACCTGGCTGTCGACGCCCGCCACGCGGTCGTCACCCAGCAGTTTCGGCTCGTAAGCAGAAAGCACCTGCTCGCCACTGACTGCGAGCAACGCGGGGAACGAGTCTTTGTTCTGACGCTTCTCGACTACAAGCAAATGCCGTTCAGGCACGAACGTGTAGAGATCGTCGTTATGACGCAGCATTTTGCGCGGCTTACCGTCGAGGCTTTCGAGCTGCTCGAATTCGCCATCCGAACGGGTCGAATAGTGCGCGATTCGCGAGGTCTGAACGAAATTACCCCGCTGATAGACGAACGCGCCCTCGTAGTTCTGCTGCTGCGCGGCCTGATGGATCCGATCGAGCAGATCCGCGGCCGTGCGACGGGCGACGAGCGGATCGTCGGTTTGTGCGAAGACCCGCGGTGTGGCGGATATCAATACGGCTGCGCAGAACAGGAATGCCGGCAACCGCCCCCAGATAGTCGTTTTATTCAACCGCGGAGTCTGCATCAAACTATTGGCCTTGCGTAGAAACAGCGGCAGCGCGAATCAGCGGCATCGAACCCGGCATAACCGGTTGCTGAGCGAATTGCTGGTGAGCTTCCAGATATTGATCGAGACTGGCGTCACGAATGATGTTGGCATCTTGCGCGACCGGTTGGACGTTGGTAGCCGGCGCCATTGCCACGCGTTGCAGCGAATCGCCGTGTGACTGGATCGACGCGATCTGCGAACCCGGCACTCCCGGCACGCCCTGAAGTTGCGGCACGACAATCCAGGTCAACGTAGCAGCGGCAGCGGCGACAGCGAAAGCCGGCACGACCCGGCGGCGCAATGCCAGCAGACGACGCGCGACCGGCATGGCGGCAGGCGCGAGCACATGCGGCTCGTTGTCGAAACGAGCGGCGAAACCGCTCATGAACGCGCTGCTTGCCTCGGTTCTGATTGCCAGATCGTCGGAGCGCAATGCATCGCCGATCAGGTGATAAGCCGACCAGGCAGTGCGATCTGCACCGTCCAGCTCGGAAATAAACTTGTCCAGATTCAAATGCTCTTCGCCGAACAGCTCACCGTCGACAAAAGCGGACAGACGCTCGCCGCGCGAGCTGGCTTGCGATTGCATCGAGACCGACCCCATGATGCTCCCCATCTTACGAATACCCCGTAGTGACACCACTAATCCAGATATTGCACCCGTGCCCCGGCTGGCCGGCTGGTGTTTACCAGCGCTTGCCCTCAGGTGTGTCAAGCAACGGACGCAATTTTGCCGCAATGGCTTCGCGAGCGCGGAAAATTCGTGATCTGACTGTGCCAATTGGGCAACCCATCATTTCGGCGATTTCCTCGTAGCTCAAACCTTCAATTTCACGAAGAGTAATGGCGGTGCGCAACTCTTCCGGTAAAACCGCCATCGCAGCATTGACCGTCTCAGCGATCTGCTTGCTCATCAACATCGACTCAGGCGTGTTGATATCCCTTAGTTGGTCGGCGTCGGAGAAAGTTTCAGCTTCTTCAGCATCTGCTTCGGTCGAGGTCGGTGCGCGACGCCCCTGGGTGGCAAGGTAGTTCTTTGCCGTGTTGACCGCAATCCGGTACAACCACGTATAAAACGCCGATTCCCCGCGAAACTGCGGCAACGCCCGGTATGCCTTGATAAAGGCATCCTGCGCCACGTCTTCCACTTCGGCCGGGTCGCGAACGAGACGCGAAATCAGCCGGAGAATCTTGCGGTGGTATTTGGAGACCAGAAGCTCGAACGCGGCCTTGTCACCTTTCTGAACGCGCTCGACCAGCACCTGGTCAATTTCTTTTTCGCTCACCTGATAAATCCGTTAACTATAGGCCGCATGGCGGGGGACCATTGTAGCGTCCCCATCATTGGGGCACGTTACTCCGGTAACAGCGGTTACAGTCGTTACAGTCAGGCACCGGCGCCGCGACGGCCGAGCACCGACAGTTCGCGGAAAGCGCCGGCCGGCAATGCGTCGGCGGTGAGTAGCAGCGAGCGCTTACGGCCATCCTCCTGCACGAGCGCCAGAATTAACAGACGGTTGCTCCACTGGGAGCAGCCGGAAATACGGCCTTGAACCAGCAGCGCGCCCGCCCGATTCCATGCGGACAAGCCGTCCCGGTCGATTTTCAGTGCGACGGGCTGTGCGCGCTTGTGTCGTGCCGCGCCAAGCGCGAGCAAGGCCGCCACGGCGAGCGTCAACGGAACCGCCTGCCATGCGCCTAACCGCGGCGCGGCGACGCTGTAGACGGCCAGGATCGCAATCAGAACGAATATCCCCAACGCGGCGCGCATAAGAAAAGAGCGGCGCAGCACAATTCGCTGCGCCGCTCTTTCGAACGGTGCCGATTCGGAGGGAAGCGCCGGCAAAGCCGGCGTCGTCGACTGACGCGTCACCCGTTACTGGCGATCAGGCGCGCTTGAACACCAACGTGCCGTTCGTGCCGCCGAACCCGAACGAGTTCTTCAGCGCGACGTCGATCTTCATCTCCCGCGCGGTGTTTGCGCAGTAATCGAGATCGCAGGCCGGATCCTGATTGAAGATGTTGATGGTCGGCGGCGACACCTGGTTGTGCACGGCCAGCACGGTGAACACCGATTCCAGACCGCCAGCGCCGCCCAGCAGGTGACCCGTCATCGACTTGGTCGAGTTCACGACCATGTCTTTGGCGTGGTCACCGAATGCGCGCTTGATGCCGGTCGTTTCAGCCAGATCGCCGAGCGGCGTGGACGTACCGTGCGCGTTCAGGTAGTTCACCTGATCCGCATTGATGCCCGCGTTCTTCAACGCGGCCAGCATGCAGCGGCGTGCGCCATCGCCGTCTTCCAGTGGCGCGGTCATATGATACGCGTCGCCGCTCATCCCATAGCCGCTGACTTCGGCGTAAATCTTCGCGCCGCGTGCCTTCGCGTGTTCGTACTCTTCGAGCACCATCACGCCGGCGCCCTCGCCCAGCACAAAACCGTCGCGATCCTTGTCCCACGGACGGCTCGCGGTGGCCGGATCGTCGTTGCGTTGCGACAGCGCGCGCGCCGCCGCAAAGCCGCCGATACCGAGCGGCGACACGGTGGATTCCGCACCGCCCGCGATCATCACGTCGGCGTCACCATATTCGATCAGGCGCGAAGCCTCGCCGATGCAATGCAGACCCGTGGTACATGCAGTCACGATGGCGAGATTCGGACCCTTGATGCCGAACTTGATGGACAGGTGGCCGGAGATCATATTGATGATCGATGCCGGCACGAAGAACGGCGAAATACGGCGCGGACCGCGGTTGAGCAGTTCGGTTTGCGTCACTTCGATCATCGGCAGACCGCCGATGCCCGAACCGACGATTACGCCGATACGCTCCGAATTCTCGTCGGTGACTTCGAGGCCGCTGTCCTGCATCGCCTGGATGCCTGCAGCCACGCCGTAATGGATGAACGTATCCATATGGCGTGCTTCCTTACCGGGGATGTAGTCCTCGATATTGAAGCCCTTCACCTCGCCGGCAAAACGAGTCGAGAAGTTCGACGCATCGAACTTCGTGATATTGGCAATACCCGACTTGCCGGCGACCAGATTGGCCCAGCCGTCGGCAACATTATTGCCAACAGGCGAAATCAGCCCCAGGCCTGTAACAACAACACGACGGCGGCTCACGGTAACCCCTTTTTCATAGATGACAAAAGCAAAAGCCACAGCGGCCACAGGAATTTGCCCTGTGTGCCCTGTGGCTGTTAAGTCGGCAATCGCGCGGAAAGTTGCGCTGTCAACATCGCAGGCTCCTGCACGGCAAATAGCGCCAACCCTGCTGGCGTCGGCAAGCGACACGGCAGGGCGTCATACGCCACCAACGCAGAAACGCAGGCGCGAATGACTTTAGGCCTTGACGTTCGCGCGAGCGTAGTCGATCGCTTGCTGAACGGTGGTGATCTTCTCGGCTTCTTCATCCGGAATTTCCATGCCGAATTCGTCTTCGAGGGCCATCACGAGCTCAACGGTGTCGAGCGAGTCGGCGCCGAGGTCGTTCACGAACGAAGCTTCGTTCTTGATCTCAGCTTCTGCAACGCCCAGTTGTTCTGCGACGATCTTCTTGACGCGCTGTTCGATATTGTCCATTAACCCCTCCAAGGGAAAAGAAGTTCAAAAATACAGGTGCGCGCATTTTATCAGGTTTGACCCGGCAAAAAAGCGGCGCGTCGGGTTCCTGTCAAGGCATGCGCCTTACGCTTTTGCAAACGCATCAAGGCGCGGATAGTAACCGAAATTGGTTACTACATGTACATTCCGCCGTTCACATGCAGCGTAGTGCCGGTGATATAGCCCGCTTGCGGCGATGCGAGGAACGCGACAGCGTGCGCGATATCGTCCGGGCTACCGAGGCGGCCCAGCGGAATCTGCGTCTTCAACGCGGTCTGCTGCTCTTCCGGCAGACCTTTGGTCATGTCGGTATCGATAAAGCCCGGTGCAACGCAATTCACGGTGATGCCGCGGCTGCCAATCTCACGTGCAAGCGAGCGCGTCATCCCTGCAACGCCCGCTTTTGCTGCAGCGTAGTTGATCTGGCCAGGGTTGCCGGACGAGCCGACCACCGACGTGATGTTGATGATGCGACCGCCCTTCGCCTTCATCATCGGGCGAAGCACTGCGCGCGACAGACGGAACACCGAACGCAGGTTGGTGTCGATCACCGCGTCCCAGTCGTCGTCCTTCATGCGCATGGCGAGCTGATCCTGCGTGATGCCGGCGTTGTTCACCAACACGTTCAGCGCGCCGAATTCCTTAACCGTACCGTCGATCAGCGCATCCACTGCAGCCGAATCGTTCACATTGAGCACGGCACCGCGGCCGTTCACGCCAGCTGCGTTAAATGCTTCAGTGATGGCGGCAGCGCCGCTTTCGCTGGTCGCCGTACCGATCACCGTCGCGCCCTGGCGCGCCAGTTCCATGGCGATTGCACGGCCAATGCCGCGCGACGCACCGGTCACGATTGCAATCTGCTTGTCGAGAGTCTTTTCCATCTGTCAGTCCGAATGCCCTTCGGAGGGCTGATTGATTCCTGATGCTGGAGCGCAGTGCCGTTTGCAGCCGCCAGTCAACCCGGCGCCTGCCGTCGGCACGGCCTTCAGCCTGCGGTCACGAGCTTGAGGGCTTCTTCGAGCGATGCCGGATCGAACACCGAAGCGCCGACCAGATTGCCGTCGATCCGCTTGGTCAAACCCGACAGAACCTTGCCCGGACCGCATTCGATCACGTGCGTAACGCCCTGCGCCGCGATTGCCTGAACGCTTTCGACCCAACGCACGGCGCCGGCCGCCTGGCGCACCAGCGCATCCTTGATTCCGGCCGGCTCGTTGACGATAGCGACGTCGACGTTATTGATGACGGGAATAGCCGGCACCTGCACATTGACGCTCGCCAGACATTCGCGCAACTGGTCCGACGCCGGCTTGAGCAGCGACGAGTGGAACGGTGCCGACACCGGCAACGGCAACGCGCGCTTCGCGCCCTTCGCCTTAGCCACCTCGCACGCTTTTTCAACCGCCGCCTTATGGCCCGCGATCACGACCTGAGCCGGCGCATTGAAATTCACCGCCTCGACAACTCCTGCCACCGAAGCTTCGGCGCAAACCGCGCGCACGGTGTCGTCGTCGAGACCGAGAATCGCGGCCATACCGCCTTCGCCGACCGGCACTGCCGTTTGCATCGCCTGAGCACGAAAGCGCACCAGCGGCACAGCGTCGCGGAATGCAATCGCGCCCGCCGCGACCAGCGCGGTGTATTCGCCGAGGCTATGGCCGGCGACGATAGCCGGCTTCGGGCCGCCCGCCTTCTCCCACGCGCGATAAATCGCGTACGCGGCGGTCAGCATGACGGGTTGGGTGTTGGTGGTGAGGTTCAGATCGTCGGCAGGGCCCTCGGCGATCAGCTTGCCGAGATCCTGATTGAGCGCGTCAGACGCTTCCTGAACCGTCTCACGCACGATCGCGTGATCGGCAAATGCGTTGAGCATGCCGACCGTCTGCGAACCTTGCCCAGGAAAAACGAACGCAAATTTCATATCGTCCCCAAAATCGGATTAGTCAGATGTGGGTGCTGCACGGCGCGAACTCGCGCCGGAGCGCGGACGCCGCAAACGGCGCCCGTCGATGCGTCGCCGCTATCAGTAGCGGATAACCGACGCGCCCCACGTGAAGCCGCCGCCGACGCCTTCGATCAGCACGTTCTGGCCGCGCCTGATGCGGCCGTCGCGCACTGCGACGTCAAATGCGAGCGGAATGGACGCAGCCGACGTATTGCCGTGCTCGCCCACCGTGACGACCATGCGTTCCTGCGGCAAGCCGAGCTTGCGGCAAGTGCTTTGCATGATGCGGATATTGGCCTGATGCGGAATCAGCCAGTCGATCTGCTCCGCTTTCAGATTGGCTTTTTCGAGCGCTTCGACAGCGACTTTTTCGAGCACGTTGACGGCGAGCTTGAACACCGCCTGGCCGTCCATGTGCAGGAACGCGCTGCCGGCGACCACGCCGCCGTTCACGTTACCCGGCGTGCAGAGAATGTTCGAGTGGCTTCCGTCGGCGTGCAATGCGCTGGCGAGCACGCCTGGTTCCTCGGACGCCTGCAGGATTACCGCGCCCGCGCCGTCGCCGAACAGCACGCAGGTGGTGCGGTCGTTGAAGTCGAGGATGCGCGAGAAAGTTTCCGCGCCGATCACGAGCGCCGTGCGATGCTGGCCGCTGCGAATGAAGCTGTCCGCCGTCGCAACCGCGTACGCAAAACCGGAACAGACGGCTTGCACGTCGAACGCTGCGCCGTGGTTCTTGATGCCGAGCTTGTTCTGCAACAGGCAGGCCGTGCTCGGGAACACGAAGTCCGGCGTGGAGGTGGCGACGATGATCAGATCGATGGACTGCGGATCGATGTCCGCTGCTTCGATCGCGCGCTGCGACGCGATCAGGGCGAGATCGCTGGTCGTGACATCAGGGTCGGCGAAATGGCGCGAATGGATACCGGTGCGGGCAACGATCCATTCGTCGCTCGTCTCGACGCCTTGCCTGGCGAGACGTTCAGCCAGATCCTGATTGGTGACGCGGTTGGGCGGCAGATAGCTGCCGGTGCCCAGCACGCGGGAATAAATTGTGGATTGAGCCATTATGCCTTCGAGGATTGCGCAGCGTAGGGCTCGGCAGGCTGGCCGGCAATCGGGCTTGCGTTACCCGCGCCGCTTGCATCCCGCGCGGCCTGTTCGAGAGAACCCGCGTTCTCTTCCATTGCTCGCGCAAGGCGCTCCAGCACGCCGTTTTTGACGGCATCATACCCGCGTTTGATAGCCCACTCAAACCCGTAG from the Paraburkholderia fungorum genome contains:
- a CDS encoding beta-ketoacyl-ACP synthase III, whose product is MAQSTIYSRVLGTGSYLPPNRVTNQDLAERLARQGVETSDEWIVARTGIHSRHFADPDVTTSDLALIASQRAIEAADIDPQSIDLIIVATSTPDFVFPSTACLLQNKLGIKNHGAAFDVQAVCSGFAYAVATADSFIRSGQHRTALVIGAETFSRILDFNDRTTCVLFGDGAGAVILQASEEPGVLASALHADGSHSNILCTPGNVNGGVVAGSAFLHMDGQAVFKLAVNVLEKVAVEALEKANLKAEQIDWLIPHQANIRIMQSTCRKLGLPQERMVVTVGEHGNTSAASIPLAFDVAVRDGRIRRGQNVLIEGVGGGFTWGASVIRY
- the acpP gene encoding acyl carrier protein; the encoded protein is MDNIEQRVKKIVAEQLGVAEAEIKNEASFVNDLGADSLDTVELVMALEDEFGMEIPDEEAEKITTVQQAIDYARANVKA
- a CDS encoding sigma-E factor negative regulatory protein, translating into MGSVSMQSQASSRGERLSAFVDGELFGEEHLNLDKFISELDGADRTAWSAYHLIGDALRSDDLAIRTEASSAFMSGFAARFDNEPHVLAPAAMPVARRLLALRRRVVPAFAVAAAAATLTWIVVPQLQGVPGVPGSQIASIQSHGDSLQRVAMAPATNVQPVAQDANIIRDASLDQYLEAHQQFAQQPVMPGSMPLIRAAAVSTQGQ
- a CDS encoding MucB/RseB C-terminal domain-containing protein gives rise to the protein MQTPRLNKTTIWGRLPAFLFCAAVLISATPRVFAQTDDPLVARRTAADLLDRIHQAAQQQNYEGAFVYQRGNFVQTSRIAHYSTRSDGEFEQLESLDGKPRKMLRHNDDLYTFVPERHLLVVEKRQNKDSFPALLAVSGEQVLSAYEPKLLGDDRVAGVDSQVIELDPKDGYRFAHKLWADKKTGLLLRTQTLDADGQVLEQLSFSQISIGVPVDKAGIVNGIRNTAGWTVVRPPIEPVDMAAQGWQINPTVPGFRMIRQLRRPMAAREAGQPTIPVDQAVFSDGLAAISVFVEPVENNTRKEGAGSTGATHVLVKRRGDFWITLLGEVPQSTLQQFASAIEYKAPK
- the fabD gene encoding ACP S-malonyltransferase, which translates into the protein MKFAFVFPGQGSQTVGMLNAFADHAIVRETVQEASDALNQDLGKLIAEGPADDLNLTTNTQPVMLTAAYAIYRAWEKAGGPKPAIVAGHSLGEYTALVAAGAIAFRDAVPLVRFRAQAMQTAVPVGEGGMAAILGLDDDTVRAVCAEASVAGVVEAVNFNAPAQVVIAGHKAAVEKACEVAKAKGAKRALPLPVSAPFHSSLLKPASDQLRECLASVNVQVPAIPVINNVDVAIVNEPAGIKDALVRQAAGAVRWVESVQAIAAQGVTHVIECGPGKVLSGLTKRIDGNLVGASVFDPASLEEALKLVTAG
- the fabF gene encoding beta-ketoacyl-ACP synthase II, translated to MSRRRVVVTGLGLISPVGNNVADGWANLVAGKSGIANITKFDASNFSTRFAGEVKGFNIEDYIPGKEARHMDTFIHYGVAAGIQAMQDSGLEVTDENSERIGVIVGSGIGGLPMIEVTQTELLNRGPRRISPFFVPASIINMISGHLSIKFGIKGPNLAIVTACTTGLHCIGEASRLIEYGDADVMIAGGAESTVSPLGIGGFAAARALSQRNDDPATASRPWDKDRDGFVLGEGAGVMVLEEYEHAKARGAKIYAEVSGYGMSGDAYHMTAPLEDGDGARRCMLAALKNAGINADQVNYLNAHGTSTPLGDLAETTGIKRAFGDHAKDMVVNSTKSMTGHLLGGAGGLESVFTVLAVHNQVSPPTINIFNQDPACDLDYCANTAREMKIDVALKNSFGFGGTNGTLVFKRA
- the fabG gene encoding 3-oxoacyl-ACP reductase FabG; this translates as MEKTLDKQIAIVTGASRGIGRAIAMELARQGATVIGTATSESGAAAITEAFNAAGVNGRGAVLNVNDSAAVDALIDGTVKEFGALNVLVNNAGITQDQLAMRMKDDDWDAVIDTNLRSVFRLSRAVLRPMMKAKGGRIINITSVVGSSGNPGQINYAAAKAGVAGMTRSLAREIGSRGITVNCVAPGFIDTDMTKGLPEEQQTALKTQIPLGRLGSPDDIAHAVAFLASPQAGYITGTTLHVNGGMYM
- the rpoE gene encoding RNA polymerase sigma factor RpoE, with the protein product MSEKEIDQVLVERVQKGDKAAFELLVSKYHRKILRLISRLVRDPAEVEDVAQDAFIKAYRALPQFRGESAFYTWLYRIAVNTAKNYLATQGRRAPTSTEADAEEAETFSDADQLRDINTPESMLMSKQIAETVNAAMAVLPEELRTAITLREIEGLSYEEIAEMMGCPIGTVRSRIFRAREAIAAKLRPLLDTPEGKRW
- a CDS encoding protein YgfX translates to MLRRSFLMRAALGIFVLIAILAVYSVAAPRLGAWQAVPLTLAVAALLALGAARHKRAQPVALKIDRDGLSAWNRAGALLVQGRISGCSQWSNRLLILALVQEDGRKRSLLLTADALPAGAFRELSVLGRRGAGA